The Rissa tridactyla isolate bRisTri1 chromosome 6, bRisTri1.patW.cur.20221130, whole genome shotgun sequence DNA segment tttgctgaaagatGAGAAGCGACAGTGAAAAGAAGTATCGGCAAAGGTGTTTTTCAGAGGGATGCTAATGGAAAGCCTCAAGACTCAGCACTCTGATGGAAAAGCTTGCTTCAAAGTGAACATTACAAAGATTATCTCTTCACATTGTTTGTGGGTCCCATATTCAAAGAGGCAGGAGAACAAGGGTGAGCCATCTGGCCCAACGCCCATGTACTGCAGATCCGAGTAAGCGCACAGGCCCTTGAAGAGGATGCTTGGTTTTGTCCAGTGTGCAGGATTTAAAGGGCTTTTGTTGAGGTAAATTCCTAAATCTCTTCGACTCCTTGGGTCCGTAGGATGGGCGTAGAGCAACCAACTATCTTGGCACCTGGCGCCAGGGGGAGGTGGGAAGGCAGTAACACTTCCATGACATCCAGAGGGAGGTTCTACTAGTGTTTCAACCCGCTGGCCTCCCTCAAAGTCCAGCCCATGGTTGTAGCTGACAGCCTGGATTCTGGCTCCCCTGCTGCTCCTGGCGTTGCAGTAGAGGACCTTCCTGCCGCAGGTGTGCACCTCCGCCACCTGGCACTCCACCGCGCTCTCCTCCCCCACGAAGTTCCCCATTTCCCACGTTGTCCCATGGTCAGAGCTGATGAAGCAGAAGGCGTGAGGGGTGGGGTGTTGCTTAGGGTCCAAGATACGATAGGCATAGGCAGGAATCACAAGGCTCCGGGCCTCGTTGAGCAATTGTAATCCATGACCCGGCCCCACCGCAAAAGTGGCCCAGTTCTTGTACTCTGTGCTAATGGTACCGTCGGTGACATCCTGGGCGGTGCTCCAGGTGCGTCCTTGGTCCGTGCTAGTGACATAGCAGAGACGTACCAGGTTGATCTTTGTCCTGAGCTGATGCTGCTCAGAGATCTTCCCTGGGACGGCTATGAAGAACAGGATCAGTTTCCCTGTGACCTCATCATAAACAGGACAGGGGTTCATAGATCGGTGGTCTTTCAGCTGCGCACTGACAATGGTCTCCATGCTATTCCACTGCCAGGGCCCCGTGCGAAGGGAGACAAGAACGAAACACACCGTTACAAATAAATCCACGTCACAGCATAAGAATGCCTGGATAAAAACTACAGAAGAGCAtgagaagaacagaagagaagCAAGTTAGTGGACAGAGCAAGAAGTGGGAAGACAATTTACTGGCATCGCCAAACGTAAGTGAAAATTATTTGGATGACTTCACCAAACAGGTGGGTTATGCCCTTTTTAATTACTACTCACCAAGGAGCTGATAGGTCTGTATCACAATGCAGCTAGCGTTTGATGACACTGATTAAAAAACTACAGTAGCTGAATTTTCAGAAAGTCTCACacaggtatatatatatacatatgtatatatatatacacatatacacacataagACACACAGACACGGCCAGTGGTCAAAGCGTGCTGGTACAGACGCTGTACTGCATCAGTGTTTCTTCAGAAGTCAGCTAGATAACTGAGGCCTTGTCAGGTATCCTGGATGCTGACAAATTCCTTTCCATTCAGGCTCCTGTTCCCTCATTTTGACCCACGCGTGAACGGGCAGCCCAGCCTTTGCCGGGGCATTTTGCTAGAGCTGATTGCGCGGCTTTACACGCTCTGGTGAGGAAATTTGGACCCCGAGTTGTCCAACAGAAAATAGGTCGCAAAGCAGGTACTACTACCCTCTGAGCCCTGTCTGTCTTTAAATTAAAAGCGCACAAGACAATCACATTTCTAACACTAACATTGCAATTCGAAAACTATTCCTACGTAGTGTTATTGGTTCGGTAAAAGCAGCAGTATTTTCCAGTGAGATGATACTAATTAGCTTTTCTACCCTGACTTGCTGATTACCCTCTTTGGTCATGTCTTATCTTTGTCTATTCAACCAGTGTTAACTTTTTTTGGACtatttaatatttccattttaagaaACCCTAGCACGCGAACACAAATTATTAAGTTTATGATGAACTGAGCCCTACTTAACTGAATTACAGGGGGGTTGCACAAGATGCTACCTGAATGGTATGACACTGCAGGTGCACTCAGAGGCTGCTTCTGCCAGGCAGACTCCAGCTCCTAAGAGTCTATAATCTAAGACAACCAGTCACCAACGAAGGGtttgaacagaaaaatataatgactttttttttttcccttcaaatacattaattcatttgcaaatgcaaaaaatgATTATAAATAGAGTATCCACCTCCCCCAGTCACCCAGCAAGATAACTGTTCATAATAACTGGTAGATTAATGAGGTAGCCAATTCACTGGCACAGACAAACCAGACGACACTCTTTTGCGTGGGGAGACTAGCTGTTCTCAATTGTTCTTTAAAACCTGAAATTAGTCCTAAGAAGatgaattaacaaaaaaaagtcaccGATTGCTAATTCACTCCTCCCCAACCCCACGGCACTCCccatttctgcctctcctccacAACCTTGCTGTCGCAACAGGACTTTTTGTCCCGTCTCTCTGTTTCCCTCGCTCTGCGACGGTGGGTCAAAGCCATCCCCAGGAAATCCGCTGCGCCTGCCTGCTTGAGTCCCCTGGAGCGGCTGCCAGCGATGGGGTTGAATCCCAGCAATTAGAATGACACAGGCATTACTTATAACCACATTTGTCTCCTGTAactgaggagaaggagaagctgcCCTCTCTTCACGTTCAACTCATCTGGGGAGAGGCGAGCAGTACAGGTGGGCAGTGTCCCCCCCATTTTCTCCCCACACTGGTACCTGAATGCGGTGCGTGGTTGGGTCATACATGCCTCTGCGCATCGCTATTAGCTTGGCGTGTTCATCTACCACATCCTCCCGTTCCTCAGCAAATGCCAGGATGATGCTGAAGCGCGGCAGGTAGAGCAGGGCTGGAATTCGGTAGCTCCAGGTACCGTTCTGG contains these protein-coding regions:
- the NEU2 gene encoding sialidase-2, which produces MASFPVLKQETLFQNGTWSYRIPALLYLPRFSIILAFAEEREDVVDEHAKLIAMRRGMYDPTTHRIQWNSMETIVSAQLKDHRSMNPCPVYDEVTGKLILFFIAVPGKISEQHQLRTKINLVRLCYVTSTDQGRTWSTAQDVTDGTISTEYKNWATFAVGPGHGLQLLNEARSLVIPAYAYRILDPKQHPTPHAFCFISSDHGTTWEMGNFVGEESAVECQVAEVHTCGRKVLYCNARSSRGARIQAVSYNHGLDFEGGQRVETLVEPPSGCHGSVTAFPPPPGARCQDSWLLYAHPTDPRSRRDLGIYLNKSPLNPAHWTKPSILFKGLCAYSDLQYMGVGPDGSPLFSCLFEYGTHKQCEEIIFVMFTLKQAFPSEC